A region of Tigriopus californicus strain San Diego chromosome 7, Tcal_SD_v2.1, whole genome shotgun sequence DNA encodes the following proteins:
- the LOC131883264 gene encoding actin-binding Rho-activating protein-like gives MSSPHIVIQKKPRPAHYGTPVAGSKTEARGKAAHQRLSLEVLELCLIIQDYGVKDPNTGLASIKFGRLFDIYTNISDKVVGVLLRARKHSLLTFQGEILFQRQDDHVDITLLKSVDEIRTIIGPVVSEAKEDFEWGKCISRS, from the coding sequence ATGAGTTCCCCGCATATTGTCATTCAAAAGAAGCCAAGGCCCGCCCACTACGGCACACCCGTGGCTGGAAGTAAGACTGAAGCCCGTGGCAAGGCTGCTCATCAAAGACTGTCTCTGGAAGTGTTGGAGCTGTGTCTCATAATCCAGGATTACGGAGTCAAGGATCCCAACACCGGCTTAGCTTCGATCAAGTTCGGTCGGCTCTTTGATATCTACACGAATATTAGTGATAAAGTGGTGGGAGTTTTGTTGCGGGCCCGGAAGCACAGCCTCCTGACTTTTCAAGGTGAGATCCTGTTCCAAAGACAAGATGATCACGTGGACATTACGCTTTTGAAATCCGTGGACGAAATCAGAACAATCATTGGGCCCGTCGTCTCGGAAGCGAAAGAAGACTTTGAATGGgggaaatgcatttcaagATCATGA